The following are encoded in a window of Mustela nigripes isolate SB6536 chromosome 3, MUSNIG.SB6536, whole genome shotgun sequence genomic DNA:
- the CATIP gene encoding ciliogenesis-associated TTC17-interacting protein isoform X2: MSSKLQSTVPKAKDHQPSAEESLPAPKANAEAIHFLSTLGYLSWKLHVMEQHSQEFIKFRVLPMERKMTLVKQDDQLTMTRSVKEGEEVKTEVTFIPGSSTMGFISEAANLVLLRVMAWRQTVPSNARFLALDTEGKLCYSTYQGLGFQKIQVDRQQVEVFIVEQTVHSVKGIPNSCQFYLLSDGHLAKRIQVGSPGYCLVTQMPILREKDEIEPRPVFEKKPLVWEEDMELYSRFVDRKEELRLSHSSYLRQHPEAQALISDFLLFLLLRQPEDVVTFAAEYFGPFAKRHPPTPALRSSHRPSPFRSLDPRDLFH; the protein is encoded by the exons ATGTCCTCTAAACTTCAATCCACAG TCCCCAAAGCCAAGGACCATCAGCCCTCAGCTGAAGAGAGTCTGCCAGCCCCAAAGGCCAATGCTGAAGCCATCCACTTCCTCAGCACCCTCG gCTACCTCTCATGGAAACTGCATGTCATGGAGCAACATAGTCAAGAGTTCATCAAG TTCCGTGTCCTCCCCATGGAGAGGAAGATGACTTTGGTGAAGCAGGATGACCAGCTGACCATGACCAGAAGTGTCAAGGAGGGGGAG GAAGTCAAGACCGAAGTGACTTTTATCCCAGGGAGCTCAACCATGGGCTTCATCTCCGAGGCTGCCAACCTGGTGTTGCTGAGGGTGATGGCCTGGCGGCAGACGGTGCCCAGCAACGCCCGTTTCCTGGCCTTGGACACGGAGGGCAAACTCTGCTACTCCACTTAC CAAGGGCTGGGCTTCCAGAAGATCCAGGTGGACCGCCAGCAGGTAGAGGTGTTCATCGTGGAGCAGACGGTCCACTCAGTGAAAGGCATCCCCAATTCCTGCCAGTTCTATCTGCTGTCGGATGG GCACCTGGCCAAGAGAATCCAGGTGGGTTCCCCGGGGTACTGCCTGGTCACCCAGATGCCTATCTTGAGGGAGAAGG ATGAGATTGAGCCTCGCCCCGTATTTGAGAAGAAGCCCCTGGTGTGGGAGGAGGATATGGAGCTCTACTCGAGGTTCGTGGACCGGAAG GAGGAGCTCCGTCTCAGCCACAGCAGCTATCTGCGACAGCACCCCGAGGCCCAGGCGCTCATCTCAGACTTCCTGCTCTTCCTGTTGCTGCGCCAGCCCGAAGACGTGGTCACCTTCGCCGCGGAGTACTTCGGCCCCTTCGCGAAGCGCCACCCCCCGACCCCGGCCTTGCGCTCGTCCCACCGGCCCAGCCCCTTCCGCTCGCTGGACCCCCGGGACCTCTTCCACTAG
- the CATIP gene encoding ciliogenesis-associated TTC17-interacting protein isoform X1, with product MSSKLQSTVPKAKDHQPSAEESLPAPKANAEAIHFLSTLEQEELQMLLFSETLAMVSDTGEPQGELTIEVQRRQNKDEFGVMSHCLFVQAFSRGFMDKILCGNSLLGYLSWKLHVMEQHSQEFIKFRVLPMERKMTLVKQDDQLTMTRSVKEGEEVKTEVTFIPGSSTMGFISEAANLVLLRVMAWRQTVPSNARFLALDTEGKLCYSTYQGLGFQKIQVDRQQVEVFIVEQTVHSVKGIPNSCQFYLLSDGHLAKRIQVGSPGYCLVTQMPILREKDEIEPRPVFEKKPLVWEEDMELYSRFVDRKEELRLSHSSYLRQHPEAQALISDFLLFLLLRQPEDVVTFAAEYFGPFAKRHPPTPALRSSHRPSPFRSLDPRDLFH from the exons ATGTCCTCTAAACTTCAATCCACAG TCCCCAAAGCCAAGGACCATCAGCCCTCAGCTGAAGAGAGTCTGCCAGCCCCAAAGGCCAATGCTGAAGCCATCCACTTCCTCAGCACCCTCG agcaggaggagctgcagatGCTGCTGTTCTCTGAGACTCTGGCCATGGTCTCGGACACGGGGGAGCCTCAGGGAGAGCTGACCATTGAGGTGCAGAGACGGCAAAACAAAGATGAATTTGGAGTGATGTCACACTGCCTCTTCGTGCAAGCCTTTAGCCGTGGCTTCATGGACAAGATACTCTGCGGAAACTCCCTCCTGG gCTACCTCTCATGGAAACTGCATGTCATGGAGCAACATAGTCAAGAGTTCATCAAG TTCCGTGTCCTCCCCATGGAGAGGAAGATGACTTTGGTGAAGCAGGATGACCAGCTGACCATGACCAGAAGTGTCAAGGAGGGGGAG GAAGTCAAGACCGAAGTGACTTTTATCCCAGGGAGCTCAACCATGGGCTTCATCTCCGAGGCTGCCAACCTGGTGTTGCTGAGGGTGATGGCCTGGCGGCAGACGGTGCCCAGCAACGCCCGTTTCCTGGCCTTGGACACGGAGGGCAAACTCTGCTACTCCACTTAC CAAGGGCTGGGCTTCCAGAAGATCCAGGTGGACCGCCAGCAGGTAGAGGTGTTCATCGTGGAGCAGACGGTCCACTCAGTGAAAGGCATCCCCAATTCCTGCCAGTTCTATCTGCTGTCGGATGG GCACCTGGCCAAGAGAATCCAGGTGGGTTCCCCGGGGTACTGCCTGGTCACCCAGATGCCTATCTTGAGGGAGAAGG ATGAGATTGAGCCTCGCCCCGTATTTGAGAAGAAGCCCCTGGTGTGGGAGGAGGATATGGAGCTCTACTCGAGGTTCGTGGACCGGAAG GAGGAGCTCCGTCTCAGCCACAGCAGCTATCTGCGACAGCACCCCGAGGCCCAGGCGCTCATCTCAGACTTCCTGCTCTTCCTGTTGCTGCGCCAGCCCGAAGACGTGGTCACCTTCGCCGCGGAGTACTTCGGCCCCTTCGCGAAGCGCCACCCCCCGACCCCGGCCTTGCGCTCGTCCCACCGGCCCAGCCCCTTCCGCTCGCTGGACCCCCGGGACCTCTTCCACTAG